A region of Chiloscyllium plagiosum isolate BGI_BamShark_2017 chromosome 37, ASM401019v2, whole genome shotgun sequence DNA encodes the following proteins:
- the LOC122541157 gene encoding probable G-protein coupled receptor 139 isoform X2, with translation MNAANILSIVILSRRNCGLSRCITHYLASMAIADLLVLIFEVIMRMVKDIYFPKSFLDYTSTCRLTFAFSVMSIDCSVWLTVAFSFDRSVSICCQTLRVKYCTEKTSAVVIAIVCGLCAVKCLPVYFVNQPGIIIDSMAWFCVIKSDLYILPVWKAYLCFDTILTPFAAFLFISLFNALTIRHILTSSKVRRSFREKNNDSELENRRKSIILLLSISGSFIFLWMLIPICYVYAEFTENQFYQTDYNDPFTVMEQTGYMLQLLSSCTNTFIYAVAQTKFRNEVKNVITCQNNQKIQKW, from the coding sequence CGAATATATTATCAATTGTGATACTTTCCCGTCGAAATTGTGGACTCTCCAGATGCATCACACATTACCTGGCGTCAATGGCAATAGCGGATCTACTCGTCCTAATATTTGAAGTGATTATGCGTATGGTTAAAGACATCTATTTTCCGAAATCGTTTCTGGATTACACTTCCACTTGTCGTCTTACTTTTGCCTTCTCTGTTATGTCTATTGATTGTTCTGTTTGGTTAACAGTTGCTTTCAGTTTTGATCGCTCTGTATCCATCTGCTGTCAAACGTTAAGAGTCAAATACTGCACAGAGAAAACTTCAGCTGTGGTTATAGCCATTGTCTGTGGACTTTGTGCTGTAAAATGCTTGCCAGTTTACTTTGTAAACCAACCTGGAATTATTATCGACAGCATGGCATGGTTCTGTGTTATAAAATCTGATTTGTATATTTTGCCAGTTTGGAAAGCTTACTTGTGCTTTGATACTATTTTAACcccatttgctgcatttttgtttatttctctgttcaatgctctgaccatcaGGCACATTTTAACGAGTAGTAAGGTAAGGAGAAGCTTTCGGGAAAAAAACAACGATTCTGAGTTAGAAAATCGCAGGAAATCTATTATATTACTACTTTCTATTTCTGGAAGTTTTATCTTTCTGTGGATGCTAATTCCTATCTGTTATGTATATGCAGAATTTACAGAGAACCAGTTTTACCAAACGGATTATAATGATCCTTTCACTGTTATGGAACAAACTGGATACATGCTTCAACTTTTGAGTTCCTGCACTAACACGTTTATTTATGCAGTGGCACAGACTAAGTTCAGAAACGAAGTAAAGAACGTGATTACTTGTCAAAATAatcagaagatacaaaaatggTAA
- the LOC122541157 gene encoding probable G-protein coupled receptor 139 isoform X1: protein MDPSILRNIEAVYYPILAIIGVPANILSIVILSRRNCGLSRCITHYLASMAIADLLVLIFEVIMRMVKDIYFPKSFLDYTSTCRLTFAFSVMSIDCSVWLTVAFSFDRSVSICCQTLRVKYCTEKTSAVVIAIVCGLCAVKCLPVYFVNQPGIIIDSMAWFCVIKSDLYILPVWKAYLCFDTILTPFAAFLFISLFNALTIRHILTSSKVRRSFREKNNDSELENRRKSIILLLSISGSFIFLWMLIPICYVYAEFTENQFYQTDYNDPFTVMEQTGYMLQLLSSCTNTFIYAVAQTKFRNEVKNVITCQNNQKIQKW, encoded by the exons ATGGATCCATCAATACTGAGGAATATTGAAGCTGTGTACTACCCTATTCTTGCAATTATTGGAGTTCCTG CGAATATATTATCAATTGTGATACTTTCCCGTCGAAATTGTGGACTCTCCAGATGCATCACACATTACCTGGCGTCAATGGCAATAGCGGATCTACTCGTCCTAATATTTGAAGTGATTATGCGTATGGTTAAAGACATCTATTTTCCGAAATCGTTTCTGGATTACACTTCCACTTGTCGTCTTACTTTTGCCTTCTCTGTTATGTCTATTGATTGTTCTGTTTGGTTAACAGTTGCTTTCAGTTTTGATCGCTCTGTATCCATCTGCTGTCAAACGTTAAGAGTCAAATACTGCACAGAGAAAACTTCAGCTGTGGTTATAGCCATTGTCTGTGGACTTTGTGCTGTAAAATGCTTGCCAGTTTACTTTGTAAACCAACCTGGAATTATTATCGACAGCATGGCATGGTTCTGTGTTATAAAATCTGATTTGTATATTTTGCCAGTTTGGAAAGCTTACTTGTGCTTTGATACTATTTTAACcccatttgctgcatttttgtttatttctctgttcaatgctctgaccatcaGGCACATTTTAACGAGTAGTAAGGTAAGGAGAAGCTTTCGGGAAAAAAACAACGATTCTGAGTTAGAAAATCGCAGGAAATCTATTATATTACTACTTTCTATTTCTGGAAGTTTTATCTTTCTGTGGATGCTAATTCCTATCTGTTATGTATATGCAGAATTTACAGAGAACCAGTTTTACCAAACGGATTATAATGATCCTTTCACTGTTATGGAACAAACTGGATACATGCTTCAACTTTTGAGTTCCTGCACTAACACGTTTATTTATGCAGTGGCACAGACTAAGTTCAGAAACGAAGTAAAGAACGTGATTACTTGTCAAAATAatcagaagatacaaaaatggTAA